From a region of the uncultured Desulfatiglans sp. genome:
- a CDS encoding hypothetical protein (Evidence 5 : Unknown function), whose amino-acid sequence MAFIGTRAYIEVEGGEAPGPDAAKRGALEGGAGLDRGPPWFGEQDGASVPAAAGGLGKFTRIGCGARRDGLPAP is encoded by the coding sequence TTGGCATTTATCGGGACCCGGGCATATATTGAGGTCGAAGGCGGCGAAGCACCCGGCCCCGACGCTGCAAAGAGGGGTGCGCTCGAAGGCGGAGCGGGGTTGGATCGGGGGCCGCCCTGGTTTGGCGAACAGGACGGAGCGAGTGTCCCGGCCGCGGCCGGGGGTTTGGGGAAATTCACCCGGATTGGATGCGGGGCTCGGCGTGACGGGCTGCCGGCGCCTTGA
- a CDS encoding hypothetical protein (Evidence 5 : Unknown function) produces the protein MVFWPNPCVDLHVRLRGDRRAASAQRPDRPDIAPKSSFPGWKRMGMRRAAGEGFHA, from the coding sequence ATGGTCTTTTGGCCCAATCCCTGCGTCGATCTGCACGTTCGCTTGCGCGGCGACCGACGGGCCGCCTCCGCGCAGAGGCCTGATCGCCCTGATATTGCCCCAAAATCCTCATTTCCGGGTTGGAAGCGAATGGGCATGCGCAGGGCGGCCGGGGAGGGCTTCCATGCATAA
- a CDS encoding putative enzyme (Evidence 3 : Putative function from multiple computational evidences; Product type e : enzyme): protein MKEIVEKVIAGDVRTVARLIRDIDDRMPHVRDILKALYPYTGRAYVIGITGAPGVGKSTLVDRMVSHLRQREKTVGVLAVDPTSPFSGGAILGDRVRMQRHSMDKGVFIRSLATRGHFGGVTQSTRSAIDVLDAMGKDYIIVETVGVGQDEVDVVKSAHTTVIVVIPGMGDDIQAIKAGILEVGDIFLINKADRDGADKTMTDLRLMIDMDQKKYAEGRWKPPILKAQAVFDEGVVELIEAIDRHRAYIEETCGTLRFRQQRRYVREELAQLIKDRLVEEMIGRLIASGEFDQAVDRIADGSLDPYSACDDLVLPHLQI, encoded by the coding sequence ATGAAGGAAATCGTCGAGAAGGTGATCGCCGGGGATGTACGCACCGTAGCGCGGCTCATTCGGGATATCGATGACCGGATGCCGCACGTGAGGGACATCCTCAAGGCGCTTTACCCCTACACCGGCCGGGCCTACGTGATCGGCATCACCGGCGCGCCGGGCGTGGGGAAGAGCACCCTCGTCGACCGGATGGTGAGCCACCTGCGCCAGCGGGAAAAGACGGTCGGTGTTCTGGCCGTCGATCCCACCAGCCCCTTCAGCGGCGGGGCGATCCTCGGGGACCGTGTACGGATGCAGCGCCACAGCATGGACAAGGGTGTTTTCATCCGGTCGCTCGCCACGCGGGGGCACTTCGGCGGCGTGACCCAATCGACCCGCAGCGCCATCGACGTCCTGGATGCCATGGGGAAGGACTACATCATCGTCGAGACCGTGGGTGTGGGGCAGGACGAGGTGGATGTGGTCAAAAGCGCCCACACGACGGTGATCGTCGTGATTCCGGGGATGGGGGACGACATCCAGGCCATCAAGGCGGGGATCCTCGAGGTGGGCGACATCTTTCTGATCAACAAGGCCGATCGGGACGGGGCCGACAAGACCATGACGGACCTTCGGCTGATGATCGACATGGACCAGAAGAAGTACGCCGAGGGCCGCTGGAAACCCCCCATCCTCAAGGCCCAGGCGGTCTTCGACGAAGGGGTGGTAGAGCTGATCGAGGCGATCGACCGGCACCGGGCTTACATCGAAGAGACGTGCGGGACCCTGCGGTTCCGGCAGCAACGAAGGTATGTGCGCGAGGAACTGGCTCAGCTGATCAAGGATCGGCTGGTCGAGGAGATGATCGGGCGCCTGATCGCCTCGGGTGAATTCGATCAGGCGGTGGATCGAATCGCCGACGGGTCGCTCGATCCCTATTCCGCCTGTGACGACCTTGTCCTGCCGCACCTTCAGATCTAG